Proteins encoded within one genomic window of Lactococcus garvieae:
- a CDS encoding glycosyltransferase family 4 protein, with protein sequence MRIGIFTDSYFPQISGVATSIQSLTIELEKLGHQVFIFTTTDPHADVDHEPENIIRFQSVPFVSLAERKVVIKGVFAAYQIAQTYQLDIIHTQTEFGMGILGKMVAQQLQIPVIHTLHTKYEDYVHYIAKGRLIRPSMVKYIIRNFLRGSEAIICPSQMVLDTVNGYGIDLPKRIIPTGIDLSRFKRDEITPAEIQELRQNLGLTSGETMLLSLSRIAPEKNIQAVVAAMPQLVERAAVKLVIVGDGPYMKSLQEQVAELGMGDYVIFTGAVENIKTAYYYKAADFFISASTSETQGLTYLEALAAGTRVLATVNPYLAQLIDDKEFGRLFASEEDMVETVLAAIHESQELDQEKFDKKLYEISAENFAQQVYNFYQDTIVEYQARKNSEHFLDEFDVITQKWSRQMKRSLRREKIRAQYLTRKATKLAKNLQNYVKIDKEN encoded by the coding sequence ATGAGAATCGGAATTTTTACAGACAGCTATTTTCCACAAATTAGTGGAGTAGCAACAAGTATTCAGAGCCTAACCATTGAGTTAGAAAAACTCGGACATCAGGTTTTTATCTTTACTACAACAGATCCACATGCTGATGTAGACCATGAACCTGAAAATATCATTCGCTTTCAAAGTGTCCCTTTTGTCTCACTTGCGGAGCGCAAGGTGGTCATCAAGGGTGTTTTTGCTGCCTACCAAATTGCTCAAACTTATCAGCTTGATATTATACATACACAAACTGAGTTTGGTATGGGCATCTTAGGAAAAATGGTGGCTCAGCAGCTCCAAATACCTGTTATCCACACTCTACATACAAAATATGAAGATTATGTTCATTACATTGCTAAAGGTCGTTTAATTCGTCCAAGCATGGTTAAGTACATCATCAGAAACTTTTTGCGTGGGAGTGAAGCCATTATTTGTCCAAGTCAAATGGTACTAGATACTGTCAATGGTTACGGTATTGACTTGCCTAAACGGATTATTCCCACCGGGATTGATCTGTCTCGCTTCAAGCGTGATGAAATTACTCCAGCGGAAATCCAAGAGCTGCGACAAAATTTAGGACTCACAAGCGGGGAAACAATGCTTCTCAGCTTATCACGGATTGCGCCTGAAAAAAATATCCAAGCGGTTGTTGCTGCCATGCCACAGTTAGTGGAAAGAGCTGCAGTTAAGCTGGTTATTGTCGGCGATGGTCCCTACATGAAATCCTTACAAGAACAAGTAGCAGAGCTAGGTATGGGAGATTATGTTATCTTTACGGGTGCCGTAGAAAATATAAAAACAGCCTACTACTATAAAGCTGCTGACTTTTTCATCTCGGCTTCTACTTCTGAAACTCAAGGATTGACTTATCTGGAAGCACTCGCCGCTGGCACAAGAGTTCTGGCTACTGTTAACCCTTATCTTGCACAGCTTATTGACGATAAAGAGTTTGGTCGTCTCTTTGCTTCAGAGGAAGACATGGTTGAAACAGTGCTAGCAGCTATACATGAAAGTCAAGAGCTTGACCAAGAAAAATTCGATAAAAAATTATATGAAATTTCTGCAGAGAACTTTGCTCAACAAGTCTATAATTTTTATCAAGATACGATTGTTGAATACCAAGCACGTAAAAATTCTGAACACTTTTTAGATGAGTTTGATGTAATTACTCAAAAATGGTCACGACAAATGAAACGTTCTTTGCGTCGTGAAAAGATTAGAGCGCAATATTTAACGAGAAAAGCAACTAAACTCGCTAAAAATCTACAGAATTATGTTAAAATAGATAAAGAAAATTGA
- the rseP gene encoding RIP metalloprotease RseP — MIQTLVTFIIVFGIIVVVHEYGHLFFAKRAGILVREFSIGMGPKIFAHQAKDGTFYSIRILPLGGYVRMAGWGDDTTEIKKGTPASVMIADNQVVKINLSDRVTLENSVPMLVTEYDFEKELFIEGEVFGEITRYSVDHDATIIEGDGTEIRIAPLDVQYQSASVIGKILTNFAGPLNNFILGIIAFIIITFMQGGVPSNTNQIGQIQSGTPAYTAGLKPKDKIQAVDGHETNNWNEVVQRISANEGKAITFDIERDGTNKSVEIKPEKIEGRYRIGITQSIKTGFIDKLTGGFTQAINATTLIFKALGNLISQPSLDKLGGPVAIYDLSGQAAREGIVSVIALLAMLSINLGIVNLIPIPVLDGGKIVLNIVEALRGKPLSQEKEGVLTLIGLVFMVVLMIAVTWNDILRAFIR, encoded by the coding sequence TTGATTCAAACACTGGTAACATTTATTATTGTCTTTGGCATTATTGTTGTTGTACATGAATATGGTCATCTTTTCTTTGCAAAGCGCGCGGGGATTTTAGTTCGGGAATTTTCGATTGGTATGGGTCCGAAAATTTTTGCGCATCAAGCCAAAGACGGTACATTTTATAGTATTCGTATTCTTCCTCTTGGTGGTTATGTTCGTATGGCTGGCTGGGGTGACGATACTACAGAAATAAAAAAAGGTACACCAGCCTCTGTAATGATTGCTGACAATCAGGTCGTAAAAATTAATCTTTCAGACCGGGTAACCTTGGAAAATAGTGTCCCCATGTTGGTCACTGAATACGATTTTGAAAAAGAACTTTTCATCGAAGGCGAAGTTTTTGGAGAAATTACACGTTATTCAGTTGACCATGATGCAACGATCATTGAAGGCGATGGCACGGAAATCCGTATCGCGCCTCTCGACGTACAATATCAAAGTGCTAGCGTAATCGGCAAGATATTGACAAACTTTGCAGGTCCTTTAAATAATTTTATTTTAGGAATTATAGCTTTTATCATTATCACTTTTATGCAAGGTGGTGTACCTTCAAATACAAATCAGATTGGACAAATTCAATCAGGGACACCAGCTTATACGGCAGGGCTGAAACCTAAGGACAAAATCCAAGCCGTAGATGGACATGAAACAAACAACTGGAATGAAGTTGTTCAACGCATAAGTGCAAATGAAGGAAAAGCCATCACGTTTGATATCGAACGGGATGGGACCAACAAGTCAGTAGAAATTAAACCTGAAAAAATAGAAGGTAGATACCGTATTGGTATCACCCAATCCATCAAGACGGGCTTTATAGATAAACTCACAGGTGGGTTTACACAGGCGATCAATGCCACGACTTTAATCTTTAAAGCTTTAGGTAACCTCATCTCCCAACCGAGTCTTGATAAGCTGGGTGGTCCGGTTGCTATCTATGACTTAAGTGGTCAGGCAGCGCGTGAAGGAATAGTATCTGTTATTGCTTTGCTTGCTATGCTGTCCATTAATCTCGGAATTGTAAATCTCATTCCAATACCTGTTCTTGATGGTGGTAAAATTGTTCTTAACATAGTTGAAGCGTTACGTGGTAAACCACTTTCACAAGAAAAAGAAGGAGTATTAACCCTTATTGGTCTTGTCTTTATGGTTGTCCTCATGATCGCTGTGACTTGGAATGATATTCTCCGCGCTTTTATCAGATAA
- a CDS encoding glycosyltransferase gives MKILLYLEAEQILSRSGIGRAMKHQQRALDLMQVEWTQNPNDDYDILHLNTYGPQSWRMLKKAKKAGKKVIFHGHSTEEDFRDSFVGSNLISPLFKRYLMRFYRQADLVITPTVYSASLLRGYGLTCPILPISNGIDLSKYQASPEKEQAFRQHFNIEDNQKVVICAGLYFKRKGIDDFVKVAEKMPDVRFIWFGYQNLWTIPGWVRRLVKKNHPNNVLFPGYIKGDVFEGAMTAADAFFFASREETEGIVVLEALASHQDVVVRDIPVYQGWLDNTSASMATDIDGFVHALEEVLEGRVDKTEKGYKVAQARAIENVASELAAAYRQTLEL, from the coding sequence ATGAAAATATTACTTTATTTAGAAGCCGAGCAAATTTTGAGTCGTTCAGGAATTGGTCGTGCAATGAAACATCAACAACGTGCCTTAGATTTGATGCAAGTCGAGTGGACCCAAAATCCAAACGATGACTATGATATTCTGCATCTCAATACCTATGGGCCTCAGAGCTGGCGTATGCTCAAAAAAGCCAAAAAAGCTGGCAAAAAAGTGATCTTTCATGGTCACTCTACGGAAGAAGATTTTCGTGACTCTTTTGTCGGTTCCAACTTGATATCTCCTTTATTTAAACGCTATTTGATGCGTTTTTATCGCCAAGCCGACTTGGTCATTACGCCTACAGTATACTCTGCCAGTCTCTTAAGGGGGTATGGTTTAACATGTCCTATTTTACCCATTTCTAACGGGATTGATTTGAGCAAATATCAAGCAAGCCCAGAGAAAGAGCAGGCATTTCGTCAGCATTTCAACATTGAGGATAATCAAAAAGTTGTCATCTGCGCTGGGCTTTATTTTAAACGCAAGGGCATTGATGATTTTGTCAAAGTAGCAGAAAAAATGCCAGATGTGCGCTTTATCTGGTTTGGCTATCAAAACCTATGGACTATCCCTGGCTGGGTACGCCGCTTAGTCAAAAAGAATCATCCTAATAACGTCCTCTTCCCAGGCTATATTAAAGGTGATGTTTTTGAGGGTGCTATGACGGCCGCTGATGCCTTCTTCTTTGCATCCCGTGAAGAAACTGAAGGTATAGTGGTTCTGGAAGCACTCGCAAGTCATCAAGATGTAGTCGTGCGAGATATTCCCGTCTATCAAGGCTGGCTTGATAATACATCAGCGAGCATGGCGACAGATATTGACGGCTTCGTCCATGCCCTCGAAGAAGTATTAGAGGGTAGAGTTGATAAAACAGAAAAAGGCTATAAAGTAGCACAAGCACGCGCCATTGAAAATGTCGCTTCTGAACTTGCTGCTGCTTATCGCCAAACTTTGGAGTTATAA
- a CDS encoding DUF1797 family protein, protein MKSHLMAIMDRLNRLIETADPKETYNFEREGEVIATVSFVPEETAFSIKYPKQKDVAIFDDIDLIAIELYDMIY, encoded by the coding sequence ATGAAATCACATTTGATGGCAATCATGGATCGTTTAAATCGCTTGATTGAAACTGCTGATCCAAAAGAAACTTACAACTTTGAACGCGAAGGTGAAGTTATTGCAACTGTAAGCTTCGTGCCAGAAGAAACTGCTTTTTCTATCAAATACCCTAAGCAAAAAGATGTTGCTATCTTTGATGATATCGACCTCATAGCAATTGAACTTTACGATATGATTTATTAA
- a CDS encoding proline--tRNA ligase produces MKQSKMLIPTLREMPSDAQVISHALLVRAGYVRQVSAGIYAYLPLANRVLEKLKTIMREEFEEIGAVELLAPALLTADLWRESGRYDTYGDDLYKLKNRDHSDFILGPTHEETMTALVRDEVTSYKKLPLNVYQIQSKYRDEKRPRYGLLRGREFIMKDGYSFHADYESLDETYNDYKRAYENIFRRAGLDFKGIIGDGGAMGGKDSQEFMAITADRTDLEKWLVLGNSIESIDEIPNSVIEQIKEELSKWLVAGEDTVVYAEGGDYSANLEMATNKFENIASYTETLELEKVATPNAKTIDEVAEFLGVDVAETIKTLVFRADEELVVVLMHGNDELNEVKLQNYLEANVVEPATEADVESLAGAHFGSLGPIGLQEVRIIADREVEPLKNAVIGANEDGFHYRNANLGRDFEVSEFVDLRTVNEGEMSPDGRGTLKFARGIEIGHIFKLGTRYSDSMGANVLDQNGRAVPMVMGCYGIGVSRMLSAILEQFARIYVEKTPREEYKFSWSINFPKELAPFDIHLVPVNIKDEEAMSVTAELETALRGKGYQVLVDDRNERAGVKFADSDLIGLPVRVTIGKKASEGIVEVKIRATGEVIEINKEELVNTIEILAK; encoded by the coding sequence ATGAAACAATCAAAAATGCTTATCCCAACACTTCGCGAAATGCCAAGTGATGCACAAGTTATCTCCCATGCTCTTTTAGTACGTGCAGGCTATGTGCGCCAAGTATCAGCGGGAATCTATGCTTATTTACCATTAGCAAATCGTGTGCTTGAAAAATTAAAGACAATCATGCGTGAGGAATTTGAAGAAATTGGGGCTGTAGAACTCTTGGCACCGGCTCTATTAACAGCGGATCTCTGGCGAGAATCTGGCCGTTACGATACTTATGGGGATGACCTCTACAAGCTTAAAAATAGAGATCACTCAGATTTTATCTTGGGCCCTACCCATGAAGAAACAATGACCGCTTTGGTGCGTGATGAAGTAACATCTTATAAAAAACTTCCTTTAAATGTTTATCAAATTCAATCAAAATATCGTGATGAAAAACGACCTCGTTATGGTTTACTCCGTGGTCGTGAATTTATCATGAAAGATGGTTATAGTTTCCATGCAGACTATGAAAGTCTTGATGAAACTTACAACGATTATAAACGTGCTTATGAAAACATTTTTAGACGAGCTGGCCTTGATTTCAAAGGCATTATTGGTGATGGGGGCGCGATGGGCGGTAAAGATAGTCAAGAATTTATGGCTATCACAGCAGATCGTACAGACCTTGAAAAATGGTTAGTGTTGGGAAATTCTATTGAATCCATTGATGAAATCCCTAATTCAGTTATTGAGCAAATCAAAGAAGAATTAAGTAAATGGTTAGTTGCTGGGGAAGACACTGTTGTCTATGCTGAAGGTGGCGACTATTCAGCCAACTTAGAAATGGCTACCAATAAATTTGAAAATATTGCCAGCTATACTGAAACGTTGGAACTTGAAAAAGTTGCAACTCCTAATGCCAAAACAATTGACGAAGTAGCAGAATTTTTGGGAGTGGACGTTGCGGAAACAATCAAAACACTCGTTTTCCGAGCTGATGAAGAATTAGTTGTCGTTCTTATGCATGGAAATGATGAACTCAATGAAGTTAAGCTACAAAATTATCTGGAGGCAAATGTTGTTGAGCCAGCTACAGAAGCAGATGTTGAAAGCTTAGCTGGAGCACATTTTGGTTCCCTTGGACCAATTGGACTTCAAGAAGTTAGAATTATTGCTGATCGTGAAGTTGAGCCTCTCAAAAATGCTGTTATTGGTGCAAATGAAGATGGTTTCCACTATCGTAATGCTAACCTTGGCCGTGATTTTGAAGTCTCAGAATTTGTTGATTTACGTACCGTAAATGAAGGCGAAATGTCACCAGATGGACGTGGAACACTTAAATTTGCCCGAGGTATCGAAATTGGTCATATCTTTAAGTTAGGTACACGTTATTCTGATTCAATGGGTGCGAATGTGCTTGACCAAAATGGCCGAGCTGTTCCTATGGTAATGGGCTGCTATGGTATTGGTGTAAGCCGTATGCTCTCTGCTATTCTTGAGCAGTTTGCTCGCATCTATGTAGAAAAAACACCACGTGAAGAGTACAAATTCAGCTGGTCAATCAATTTCCCTAAAGAATTGGCGCCATTTGACATCCACTTAGTCCCTGTCAATATAAAAGATGAAGAAGCGATGTCTGTAACTGCGGAGCTGGAAACAGCGCTCAGAGGCAAGGGTTATCAAGTACTTGTTGATGATCGTAATGAACGTGCAGGTGTCAAGTTTGCGGACAGCGATTTGATTGGTTTACCTGTTCGAGTGACTATTGGTAAAAAAGCAAGTGAAGGTATCGTCGAAGTTAAAATTCGTGCTACTGGTGAAGTCATTGAAATCAACAAAGAAGAGCTTGTGAATACTATTGAAATTCTGGCTAAATAA
- a CDS encoding DNA alkylation repair protein has translation MKIIEEFQTHADIDRAAKQEAYLRHQFKFLGLTSPVRRALSKEFLKEKAKEKAIDWSLVDKLWLEEKREFQYLACDYLRQMKKILTVSDLPKIQQLATEKSWWETVDSLDELVGTILQSDSSAVQIILQWSRHDNFWVRRIAIDCQLGFKESTDKDLLSKVILNNLGSNEFFINKAIGWALRDYSKTNPEWVRAFLSQHSDELSSLSRREAGKYL, from the coding sequence ATGAAAATTATTGAGGAATTTCAGACACATGCGGACATCGATAGAGCAGCCAAACAAGAAGCATATTTACGTCATCAGTTTAAATTTTTAGGTTTAACTTCTCCAGTGCGCCGTGCCTTATCCAAGGAGTTTCTTAAAGAAAAAGCCAAAGAGAAGGCCATTGATTGGAGCCTTGTGGATAAGTTATGGTTAGAGGAAAAAAGAGAATTTCAGTATCTCGCTTGTGACTATCTTCGTCAAATGAAGAAAATTCTGACTGTTTCAGATTTACCTAAAATCCAGCAACTCGCAACGGAAAAATCTTGGTGGGAAACAGTAGATAGTTTAGATGAACTTGTAGGAACGATATTGCAATCTGATTCTTCTGCTGTCCAAATCATTTTACAATGGTCTAGGCATGACAACTTTTGGGTTCGGCGAATTGCTATTGATTGTCAACTGGGTTTTAAAGAAAGTACCGATAAAGACCTCTTATCAAAAGTTATTCTCAACAATTTGGGATCAAATGAATTTTTTATTAATAAAGCAATAGGTTGGGCTTTGCGTGACTATTCCAAGACTAATCCAGAATGGGTGCGAGCGTTTCTCTCACAACATAGCGATGAATTATCTTCTTTATCCCGCCGAGAAGCAGGAAAATATTTATAG
- the rlmH gene encoding 23S rRNA (pseudouridine(1915)-N(3))-methyltransferase RlmH, with the protein MKIKFIVVGKLKEKYLKDGIAEYQKRMRTMMPVEIIELPDEKIPDNPSDKEKEAVKNREGEKILARIEDGDKLAILAIQGKLMTSEDLAEFVKHCEVYGTRNLVLVIGGSLGLSDAVYKRSDLQISFGRFTLPHQLMRLVLIEQVYRAQMINRGSAYHK; encoded by the coding sequence ATGAAAATAAAATTTATCGTTGTAGGAAAGCTGAAAGAGAAATATCTAAAGGATGGTATAGCGGAGTATCAAAAGCGGATGCGTACTATGATGCCAGTAGAAATCATAGAATTGCCTGATGAAAAGATTCCCGATAACCCATCGGATAAGGAAAAAGAAGCTGTTAAAAACCGTGAAGGTGAAAAAATTCTCGCACGTATTGAGGATGGGGATAAGTTGGCCATACTTGCAATTCAAGGAAAGCTAATGACGAGCGAAGATTTAGCAGAATTTGTAAAACATTGTGAAGTTTATGGTACACGCAATTTAGTTTTAGTAATCGGCGGTTCCTTAGGGCTTTCTGATGCTGTGTATAAAAGAAGTGACTTACAGATCTCATTTGGACGCTTTACCTTACCACATCAACTTATGCGCCTCGTATTGATTGAACAAGTTTATCGGGCACAGATGATTAACCGAGGGAGTGCTTACCATAAATGA
- the yajC gene encoding preprotein translocase subunit YajC, with protein MNMMSLILMVVVVGGMMFFMNRSQKKAQQQRQEQLNSMVIGADIVTIGGLHGTLSAVNEADATIELDCEGVILTFDRAAVKTVKNNTVVAPTVSETPVVEETKTEDNPIEE; from the coding sequence ATGAATATGATGTCTTTGATCTTAATGGTTGTTGTAGTAGGTGGGATGATGTTCTTCATGAACCGTAGCCAAAAGAAAGCCCAACAACAACGTCAAGAACAATTGAATTCAATGGTTATTGGTGCAGATATCGTGACTATCGGTGGTTTGCATGGTACTTTGAGTGCTGTCAATGAAGCTGATGCTACAATCGAACTTGATTGTGAAGGTGTAATCTTAACTTTTGATCGTGCAGCTGTAAAAACAGTAAAAAACAATACTGTTGTAGCACCAACAGTTTCAGAAACACCAGTGGTTGAAGAAACAAAAACTGAAGATAACCCAATCGAAGAATAA
- a CDS encoding phosphatidate cytidylyltransferase gives MIKRIITAIIGGAVFIGLMLMGGAFFQIFIAILVMLAMNELFKMHKLQLMSFEGILSTMAALCLALPIGKYFFGMPTEGSMLLFMLCLFAMLTAMVLSKGSYNFDDIGFPFLSAFYVGIGFQSLLLARESGLAVVFLALFIVWATDIGAYFVGKSIGKRKLIPEVSPNKTVEGSIGGVASAVVVAILMFIFYKNELPQIGFIKLILFTIVFSIVGQIGDLVESSIKRHYGVKDSGKLLPGHGGVLDRFDNLIFVFPIMHLLGLF, from the coding sequence ATGATAAAGCGTATAATCACCGCTATTATCGGAGGAGCCGTTTTTATAGGACTCATGTTGATGGGCGGGGCTTTTTTCCAAATTTTCATAGCTATATTGGTTATGTTAGCTATGAATGAATTATTCAAGATGCATAAACTGCAGCTGATGTCCTTTGAAGGCATTTTATCAACAATGGCGGCACTTTGCTTAGCCTTACCTATCGGTAAATATTTCTTTGGAATGCCAACTGAAGGGAGTATGCTTCTCTTCATGCTATGCTTGTTTGCCATGTTGACAGCTATGGTTTTATCCAAAGGTTCGTATAATTTTGATGATATTGGCTTCCCTTTCCTTTCTGCTTTTTATGTAGGGATTGGGTTTCAAAGCTTACTTTTAGCACGCGAAAGTGGTTTAGCTGTTGTCTTTCTCGCCTTATTCATTGTTTGGGCAACAGACATTGGAGCTTACTTTGTGGGGAAATCTATTGGTAAACGTAAGCTGATACCTGAAGTTTCACCTAATAAAACAGTGGAAGGTTCTATTGGAGGAGTGGCCTCAGCAGTGGTTGTTGCCATCCTTATGTTTATCTTTTATAAGAATGAATTACCGCAAATTGGATTTATCAAACTTATTCTTTTCACTATAGTCTTCTCAATCGTGGGACAAATCGGAGATTTAGTAGAATCAAGTATTAAACGTCATTATGGTGTTAAAGATTCAGGTAAACTATTACCTGGACATGGAGGCGTACTTGACCGCTTTGATAACTTAATTTTTGTCTTTCCAATTATGCACTTACTTGGCCTCTTTTAA
- a CDS encoding S1C family serine protease translates to MAKKNIASLLITGVAGGAIALGGSAVYQSMTNTPTTTNSQNNAVSTVNVQVNTDTTKAIKTISNTVVSVLNYQKSSSSEDLDSIFGNGNRSNESSSSPQLAGEGSGVIYKKDGNTAYVVTNYHVVEGASSLEVLMAGGQKVTAEVVGSDAFSDLAVLKIDAKYVKETATFGNSDKLTVGEPAIAVGSPLGSEYANSATEGIVSSLNRNVVLQNSQGQTINVNAIQTDAAINPGNSGGALINIEGQVIGITSSKITSTPSGTSSSGVSVEGMGFAIPANDVVNIINKLEKDGKVIRPALGVQMVNLSSLSQNSLASLNLPEDVTNGVAVAEVQSGMPAAKAGLKQGDVIVKINDDEITSSVNLQSTLYKSSIGDTIKVTYYRDGKKATANVKLDKTSSDINFDKQN, encoded by the coding sequence ATGGCAAAAAAAAATATCGCCTCACTGCTAATCACTGGCGTAGCTGGTGGTGCTATCGCTCTAGGAGGTAGTGCTGTTTATCAAAGCATGACCAACACACCAACAACCACTAATAGTCAAAATAACGCTGTTAGTACGGTTAATGTACAAGTCAATACAGATACAACCAAAGCAATAAAAACAATTTCAAACACTGTCGTCTCTGTCCTCAACTATCAAAAGTCATCTTCAAGCGAAGATTTAGATAGTATCTTTGGTAATGGCAATAGAAGTAATGAAAGTTCTAGTAGTCCACAGCTGGCAGGGGAAGGATCTGGTGTAATCTATAAAAAAGATGGCAATACAGCTTATGTTGTGACAAACTACCACGTGGTCGAAGGTGCATCTTCATTAGAGGTTCTCATGGCGGGCGGCCAAAAAGTAACTGCCGAAGTCGTGGGATCAGACGCCTTTTCTGATTTGGCTGTCCTCAAAATTGATGCTAAATATGTCAAAGAGACAGCCACTTTTGGGAATTCGGATAAACTGACTGTTGGTGAACCTGCAATAGCAGTTGGTTCTCCTCTTGGAAGTGAATATGCCAATTCTGCAACGGAAGGAATTGTTTCAAGTCTTAACCGAAATGTTGTCCTTCAAAATAGTCAAGGCCAAACCATCAATGTCAATGCTATCCAAACAGATGCGGCCATCAATCCAGGTAACTCTGGAGGTGCCCTCATCAATATCGAAGGACAAGTCATCGGTATCACATCAAGTAAGATTACCTCAACACCAAGTGGTACAAGTAGCAGTGGCGTGTCTGTAGAAGGGATGGGATTCGCTATTCCTGCAAATGATGTTGTCAATATCATTAATAAACTTGAAAAAGATGGAAAAGTGATACGTCCTGCCTTAGGCGTTCAAATGGTCAACCTCTCAAGCCTTTCACAAAATAGTTTGGCTTCCCTTAATCTACCAGAAGATGTCACAAATGGTGTAGCGGTTGCTGAAGTTCAATCAGGTATGCCCGCAGCCAAGGCTGGACTCAAACAAGGCGATGTTATCGTCAAAATTAATGATGACGAAATTACTTCAAGCGTAAATCTTCAAAGTACACTTTATAAATCTTCTATCGGTGATACTATTAAAGTAACTTACTACCGTGATGGGAAAAAAGCTACTGCTAACGTTAAGCTTGATAAAACAAGCAGTGATATTAACTTCGACAAACAAAATTGA
- a CDS encoding isoprenyl transferase: MFNNLKNNSQEQIPVPQHIGIIMDGNGRWAKSQGKPRIFGHKAGMDALKTAAIHGQHRGVKVMTVYAFSTENWSRPMDEVKFIMSLPIDFYSKYLPILNAENIQIRMIGERDGLPKATLNSIDRAAAETANNTGMILNFAMNYGGRRDILLAVQELAKSGKDMTNITEEELSSYLQTSILPEELRDPDLIIRTSGELRLSNFLPWQAAYSELYFTDTSWPDFDEAALDAAILEFQKRDRRYGGVK, translated from the coding sequence ATGTTTAATAACTTAAAAAATAACTCGCAAGAGCAAATTCCAGTGCCACAGCATATTGGAATCATTATGGATGGAAATGGTCGTTGGGCTAAAAGCCAAGGTAAGCCAAGAATTTTTGGGCACAAGGCCGGAATGGATGCCTTGAAAACAGCCGCTATTCATGGTCAACACCGTGGAGTAAAGGTAATGACTGTCTATGCTTTTTCGACAGAAAATTGGTCTCGTCCGATGGATGAAGTTAAATTTATCATGAGTTTACCGATTGACTTCTATAGTAAATATCTGCCAATTCTTAATGCAGAAAATATCCAAATTAGGATGATTGGCGAACGGGATGGCCTACCAAAAGCGACATTGAATTCCATTGATCGAGCTGCGGCTGAAACAGCCAATAATACGGGAATGATTTTAAATTTTGCCATGAATTATGGTGGGCGACGCGACATTTTGTTAGCTGTACAAGAACTGGCGAAAAGTGGCAAGGACATGACTAACATTACTGAAGAAGAACTTTCTTCGTACTTGCAAACGTCTATCTTACCTGAGGAATTACGCGATCCAGACTTGATTATTCGTACCTCAGGCGAGTTACGCCTGTCTAATTTTTTACCTTGGCAAGCTGCGTACAGTGAACTTTATTTTACTGATACATCTTGGCCAGATTTTGATGAAGCAGCCCTAGATGCTGCCATCTTAGAATTTCAAAAGCGTGATCGTAGATATGGAGGAGTAAAATGA